A genomic stretch from Lathyrus oleraceus cultivar Zhongwan6 chromosome 2, CAAS_Psat_ZW6_1.0, whole genome shotgun sequence includes:
- the LOC127121442 gene encoding pectate lyase, producing the protein MVLSIWQRTIMAKFYHLFLLAILVVIIPTLVHANVKEQDSYWDNIFPFINDTYWREKSAEAEKANNIAYTPDPYAVSENMTSTVSEMIIGGNTVRRNLGEEKLGRGRPCVATNPIDRCWRCDPNWNTNRKKLADCVQGFGRNTIGGKDGPIYVVTDPSDDDMQNPRPGTLRYAVTRNRPLWIIFAHSMVIRLNQELIMTSDKTIDGRGSNVIIARGAGITIQFIRNVIIHGIKIFDIQVGSGGLIRDAENHFGLRTKSDGDGISIFGSSNVWIDHVSMRNCKDGLIDVIMGSTAITISNCHFTDHNEVMLFGASDGYDGDKKMQITLAFNHFGKRLIQRMPRCRFGFIHVLNNDYTHWEMYAIGGSQHPTIISEGNRFIAPNNPNAKEITKRGYAPESEWKNWQWRSINDVYMNGAFFRQGGSALTNRLFSKKDMIKSRPGTYVGRLTRYSGSLRCRAGRPC; encoded by the exons ATGGTTCTTTCCATTTGGCAGAGAACCATCATGGCAAAATTCTACCATCTCTTCCTTTTGGCCATTTTAGTGGTAATCATACCTACATTAGTCCATGCTAATGTCAAAGAGCAAGATTCATATTGGGATAATATATTTCCTTTTATTAATGATACATATTGGCGGGAAAAATCAGCAGAAGCTGAAAAGGCAAATAATATAGCTTATACACCAGATCCATATGCAGTTTCTGAAAATATGACTTCTACCGTTAGCGA GATGATAATTGGCGGCAATACAGTAAGAAGGAATCTAGGGGAAGAAAAACTAGGAAGAGGACGTCCATGTGTGGCTACAAACCCCATTGATAGGTGTTGGAGGTGCGATCCTAATTGGAATACTAACCGCAAGAAGCTGGCAGATTGTGTGCAAGGTTTTGGTAGGAATACTATTGGTGGAAAAGACGGACCTATCTATGTGGTAACTGATCCCTCAGATGATGACATGCAAAATCCCCGTCCTGGTACCCTTCGATATGCAGTTACAAGAAATAGACCTTTATGGATCATCTTTGCTCATAGCATGGTCATTAGGCTCAACCAGGAACTCATAATGACAAGTGATAAGACCATTGATGGACGAGGATCTAATGTTATCATTGCTAGAGGTGCTGGTATTACTATCCAATTCATAAGGAATGTGATCATCCACGGAATCAAAATTTTTGACATTCAGGTTGGTAGTGGGGGACTTATAAGAGATGCTGAAAACCATTTTGGTCTAAGGACTAAGAGTGATGGTGATGGAATTTCAATTTTTGGTTCCAGCAATGTTTGGATTGACCATGTTTCCATGAGAAATTGCAAAGATGGGCTCATTGATGTCATTATGGGATCTACTGCTATTACCATTTCCAATTGCCATTTCACAGATCACAACGAG GTGATGTTGTTTGGTGCAAGTGATGGTTATGATGGTGATAAGAAAATGCAGATTACACTTGCATTCAACCACTTTGGTAAGAGATTAATCCAAAGGATGCCAAGATGTAGATTTGGTTTTATTCATGTGCTTAACAATGACTACACTCACTGGGAAATGTATGCCATTGGTGGTAGCCAACATCCTACCATTATAAGTGAGGGTAACCGATTCATAGCACCTAATAACCCCAATGCTAAAGAG ATAACAAAGAGGGGCTACGCACCCGAGTCGGAGTGGAAAAATTGGCAATGGAGATCAATCAATGATGTCTATATGAATGGAGCATTTTTCAGACAAGGAGGATCCGCACTGACTAATAGACTATTCTCAAAAAAGGACATGATCAAATCTAGACCTGGAACTTATGTGGGAAGGCTTACTCGTTATTCTGGAAGCCTTAGATGCAGAGCAGGGCGACCTTGTTAG